From a single Planococcus shenhongbingii genomic region:
- a CDS encoding cupin domain-containing protein, with the protein MEQQLNNAFSFAHGEGKAYWFLGTLIEMKATGEDTNGVFSLFEELHPPGYETPLHLHRNEDEIFYVVEGEATFTVGEKTIVGKPGTFLYAPRNIQHKVKIEGSVPAKILIMLTPAGGEQFFVEASVPADNFKLPPETIVPDMDQLMAAAQKFDIEILG; encoded by the coding sequence ATGGAACAGCAATTGAATAATGCTTTTTCGTTTGCGCACGGGGAAGGAAAAGCGTATTGGTTTCTTGGCACGTTAATAGAAATGAAAGCAACTGGCGAAGACACAAATGGCGTTTTTAGTTTATTTGAAGAACTGCATCCACCAGGCTATGAGACGCCGCTGCATCTACACCGCAATGAAGATGAAATATTTTATGTAGTGGAAGGCGAAGCGACATTCACCGTTGGGGAAAAAACGATTGTGGGAAAACCAGGCACTTTTCTTTACGCGCCGCGAAATATCCAGCACAAGGTTAAGATAGAAGGATCTGTGCCTGCGAAAATTCTCATTATGTTAACGCCTGCCGGAGGAGAACAATTTTTTGTAGAAGCGAGTGTGCCGGCTGACAATTTCAAGTTGCCGCCAGAGACTATTGTGCCCGATATGGATCAGCTGATGGCAGCTGCCCAGAAGTTTGATATTGAAATTCTGGGATGA
- a CDS encoding cupin domain-containing protein, with amino-acid sequence MEQQLNNAFSFAHGKGRAYWFNGTLMEIKATSEDTNGVFSLIEGLLPPGYETPLHKKQNEEDICYVLEGEVTFTFGEKTIMGKPGTFVYVPRNLEHKFKVEGSSPAKVLFMFTPAGVEQFFIESGVAADEFKLPTDIDTDMEKFAATAQKYGVEILG; translated from the coding sequence ATGGAACAACAATTGAATAATGCTTTCTCATTTGCACATGGGAAAGGTAGAGCCTATTGGTTTAATGGCACGCTAATGGAAATAAAAGCAACAAGCGAAGACACCAATGGCGTTTTCAGTTTGATTGAAGGCCTGCTGCCACCAGGTTATGAGACGCCGCTGCATAAGAAACAGAATGAAGAGGACATTTGCTATGTTTTGGAAGGTGAAGTAACCTTCACTTTCGGGGAAAAAACGATTATGGGAAAACCGGGAACTTTTGTTTATGTACCGCGCAACCTGGAACATAAATTCAAGGTTGAAGGATCTTCACCTGCAAAAGTGCTCTTCATGTTTACACCTGCTGGAGTCGAACAATTCTTTATTGAATCCGGTGTGGCAGCTGATGAATTCAAGTTGCCAACGGATATCGATACTGATATGGAGAAATTTGCGGCGACAGCACAGAAATACGGTGTAGAAATTCTGGGATGA